The sequence aatggaaaaagaaacatacaatGTGTTCATGAGAATGAACACAGCAaagcacaaaacaaaacaccacagaaaacaatcaagagactaaactaagagaagaaaaaaactgaACAATAGAAGAACATTCTGTAAAACCCCAGCAccaagaccaatcaaaaagactTCTCTGGCATAGGCTTATTAACTCAACCAAAGACTTCTCAGAATCTTCAAAGGACCGACGATTACGTTCCATCCATACAGTCCACATCAAACATCCTAGaattaaattccaaatatttgaatCATGTTTCCCAAGCCAATGattccaacaaaataataattccaCCATAGAGCTAGGCAAGACCCACTGAATACCGAAAGCCTTAAGCATAAAAACCCATAAAGAATTCACCACATGACAATGAATAAGGAGATGATCCACAGATTCCCCACTGCACcagcacatacaacaccaatttgCCAAAGGGCGACCTATAAGCATGAGATTATCCAATGTAAGAATGCGATCATGAGCTGCCgtccatagaaaaaaaaaaagccacttTTTTGGgaaccttttcttttcaaatgctCTTCCAAGAGAAGATAGAGTTAAGAGTCGTCCTTAACTCATTGTAAAAGGAACGGGTGTCAAACTTACCATTTCCATTAAGACCCCAACACAAAGAATCGTTGCCTACTCCATGAGGAAGATGAGGTTGAATAAaagcaagaagagaaaaagaagcagcAAGTTCCCAGTCTTCGAAATCCCTTTAAAATCTCAAGTTCCAAAGTCTAACATCATCCCCTTCTTGATGACTCACAACATTAGAGATACAAACTTCCTTATTCGCTGAAACCACATATAACTCAGGGTAGAGGATTTTAAGGGGATCAACCCCAACCCATCTATCATGCCAGAAACGAATCCAGGTACCATCACCCATAACAAAGGAAAAATACTTAGAGAAGCTTTCCCACCCTTCATTAATACTTCACCAGAAACCAAACCCATGAGTTCTCCTACAAGTTTTAGTACTCCAACTCCCTTAACCCTCCCCATATTTAGTGGATATAACCCTCCGCCAAAGATGAGTAACTTCATGCCCGTATCTCCAcaaccacttccctaataaagcttGATTAAAGGACACCACATTTCTTATCCCCAAACCTCCCATTTCAAAAGGTGAGCAGCAAACCTTATCCCAcgccaccaaaggatatttgaagcTTCCTTCAAACGATccccataaaaagtttctttgGATTCTTTCCAGCCTAATAGCCACAACTAtaggaatagtaaataacaataaaaaataagtaggaaGGCTAGAAAGAGTGCTCTTCAATAAAGTGAGCCTACCACCCTTGGATAAATAAAGGCGTTTCCATCCTGATATTTCAACCTTGAATCCATAATTGCTCAAAGAAAGCTTAGAATTCAAAATTATTAGGTTATTATGCATATGATTACCAAAAACTAGTAAGACTCCACTAGAATGGgaagtaaatttaattatatttagatTCCTAGAAACCAATTAAAATGGATCTATAACCAAAGATTCTAGGCTAATAGAAACTTACATATATATGGtattttgtgaaattaaatTCGCTGAAAAAAAACCTGAATACCAATGAATGCAAAATTTTACTACTTGAAGGTGTCAATACATGGCCAAAAGCCTTATAGTTCAACTGCTTGGAACCTCCTGGTGTTTCCAAAGGAAACATCTAGGATTCAAATCCCCCCTTCactaattatcaaattattaacaacaacaaaaaacaccaccaacaacaacaacaataacaattaaaCTAAAGTTCAGAAGATGCAACACATGTCATGTGACAGAAGATGCTACATTTGATGTGATTGGTACCAAATGATGAAATCTAAGGTAAGTAACACAACTACGATCAATTATGAATCATCAAGTTAGTAAAGACTCATGCAATGCTGTCTACAAGCTAGAGACAAAATATACCCTCAAGAATTACATATTCATGATCTTCTAATTGACGAATCTGTGAGCAGAAGCCCTTCAGCACAAGTgctagggggggggggggggggggggtggtgtgAGAGAAGAATCAGAACACATACCATATACTAAATTCCCCAAAACCATTATGACCCACAACTAGCGAAGCGCACTTTGGAATTCTCTTCAACTCCATTATGCCAGGAGAGACGGTGTCATGAGCTGGGAAAATAAATTCCTCTGTCCGTGCACTGCAAATGGtgtatttactattttaaacatattttcatAATGAGAAACGGAAAGTTAGAAAGAAGCTTCCAGCTTGAATATGCATAAACGTAACTAATTCTGACTAACATTAAAATGTAGATGTCAAGGTATATCAGACTTTAGAAACTCTCACATCTGAACAAgttcatactctctctctctctctctctgtgaaacttgtatgtgtgtgtgcCCATGTGCGTGCATGAGGATTTGGTATAGTCAAATCCTATGTTAAGTTCAGAAATGAATGCGTAACAGTAACAATTCCAtactatttttttcccttgaaataTCTCCCACCGGTTACTTTGCTCAATACAAAGAGCTTCTCAATCACCAAAATTCACCATTTGGATGTTAAAATTTGCCGTCCCCTTTAGAAATAGCCCATGGTAAAGTTCTCAGAAGATAATATCATGAAAAAAGATATAAGCAGGGTTATCATGAGTAGATTATATTCATAAAAACAGCTGTAGACACCAGGCGGTACTGTAGGGTGGTCAGATGAGTTTTCTTCATTATCCATGTTAAAACCGTCAAAGTGTCATGGATGCATATGTTGGAGGAGAACAAAGGGTGGAAGCATGCATTTTTATATTCATTCATATAATAAAGGACCAATAACTGTTCAAATCAGAGAGAACAAGCCCAGGGTGCAACTAAAGCAACTAGTTGCTTCCATCTAAATGCAAGTCAAATATTTAACTACCTGACATTAGAAGCAACACCATAGCAATTTCTCAGAGAATTAAAAGAAAGTTAAACCAGATAGACATGACATCAGTAAGAGACTGACTCACCTCCATGTTGAATTCATGACACACAGGTGCAGTCTCCCACTCTCTCCAACAGTGACAAGATAATTAGGTTCACAAACCAATATACTCTGCAAATTGTCAACTGTTGTCAATTTTACAACAACTGAAACATACCCAGATTTTACTCGCACAATCTTTACTGCATTGTCCTTGAAGCAGTCTGATTTACATGTTGAACACAAGCACTGGATTTTCCCTTCCCTGAGAATAAATATGGGAAAtcactatttttgttttgtgtaaTTATTctgtaaaattaaaatctataGTAATACAACCTGCAATAAGGTGTTTTTATGCTGTCAAATAAAACAAGAAGCTGGCCATCTGGAGTAAACTGCAAACCAGATCTTTCCAGTTCAACCTAGCAGAGTAACGCAAACATGCAAAGTCAACAATGAGCAAGAAAGGTGATAGGTGACCACCTGAAGGACTTTATCACAATAAAAATGAATTCCTGgaattatacatataaaaacTTACTTCTCTACCAAAATAATCTTTCAGACTCGGCAATGTTATGGACGTGTGACCAACAAAAGAAGGGCATCCTACTCTTGGTTCCTCTTTTGATAACTTATAGATGAATAGGGTTTTGTCTCTATCCACCAGAAGGCCACATAAAACACAAATGTAGATTTCATTATCCTTGGTGCTCAACAATACTGAAGAAACGGGCATGGGATGGACATAGCATCCCACAAGCTCAACAGTGCCATTTAGCTCACTATTAAGCTCCAAATTCCTGTGAAGTTTAATGTCTAAACTAGTTGGAACACCTTTGAAAGTGTTATTTTCACAGAAGTTGGTATTCTGATTCAGAAATAAAGTAGGACTATTTGAATCCAAAGGATCCTGGTTCCCAACCGGCTTGTCATCAAAATGAACTTGAGATTTTTCTACATTTGAACCAGATGGTTGAAAAACATCTGAAGTATCCTTGTCATCAGAGGCAAAAGGCAATGCTTGATTTTGTGACATAGCAGCAGCTGTATTGTTTTTTGCAATATTGGTATTAATAGTCATATTCTGTGTGAGTGAACCACGCAATTGTCCTCCAAGCCTGACTTGAGCTCCAAAGAAGTCCCTTTTACTTGATTTGTCATCAGAAGAGTTCAACTGATGAATCTCCGACGCAAGCAAAGTTCCTGTGCTTTCAGGATCAAGATGCTCTCCATGGTTTCTGCATATGATACTTTCTGAGAGTGGAACAATATTTTTACTTGATAACGGAGATATCTTTTGGACCTTTTTTCGGGTATACACTTTATTTGGTGTTTGAGTAAAGAATGTAATGCCAGGTTCAGCAACCCCTCTCTTGACACTGATTTcctttgatgatatttttgaaTTAATCACAGCTCTTTGGTTAATGTCACTTGTATTATTAGCTGTAGTAACACAAGAAGTATCTGGGTGagtttaaatttgtaaaaaatgagGATTAATTTGAACTGAAAGATAGGTATCTCAGAAGTTTCAACTACTTTAAAAAGGTCATAGCCTGATATTAAGTAAGGTCTTAATTCATGGTCTACAGCTCACAAATAAATAACCAGCACATATATATTACTTTCCAAGATCCCTCTTTCTGAAGAAAAAGGAACTTACAGATCATTAATAGTTATTTTCTTTAGAGGCTAGTACAAACTATGGTACCATGCTTCATGGAATAGACTGAAATTGGGTACATCAGTTTGGGACTTACTCTCATCACATGAGGACTGAACACAATTTACTGGAAAAAGCATGGCATAATGACATTACCTTCAGTACAATCAGGTACAGTATTGAGGTGGTTTTCCTTGGAAAGAATTTCAACTCCTAACAGATTCTCATCCAGGGTAGCACAAGAATTAATGTTTTCAGGAAGAATTTTATTGCCATGTGATGTGCAAGCCAAAACGGACTCAGATACACATCCATCACCCTTCTGAGGCTTTTCATTCAAAGTCATGTGCACTTCATTGTAACAAAGGATGTCTTTGCTCACATTGGTCTCAACATGAGAGCCTGATGGCTTATTCTGCACAATAAGCTGTCCCCAAGTGTTGGAAGGACAGGTGTCCTTATCTAAAGTAACTTGATCAGCTTCAACAATATCAGAAGACAGTATCACCTGCTTAGTTACAAGATCCCCACATTGTTCATCCTCATAACTGTCAGGAACAACAGACTTGGTATGTTCAAAACTTGGTCCAGACCCAAGAGCTGTACTTTGTATATGCATCATTTCATCCTTTTCCAAATATACATTGTTCGTAAGTGTTACATCTGCaagtttaaaagaaagaaaatgttgcAACTATAAGATATAAAGGAATACCACAATACAACAAACAAACACTTGGTATAGATATGCTAAAGCTACTATGCCAGATGTTGGATATTAAAATAATCAGCAAAAGGTCCAACAACTGTACCAGGTGGAATATCTTCAAAGTATGCGCCTTCAGTTTTTTCCCCCTGAGACTTAACTGGAGCCTTTTTCTTCCTAGAGGAATTCTTGAGCAAAGGAACTGCTTGTGGAAGCAGAAATGTCATCATTGACTTGACCATTTCCTGACCAACAGAATCACAATCACTCTTTTCAGAATTTGCATTGGAATTAGATGTGCCTATTTCCTCCTGTAGATGTGATTCATCTACCAACCCCTCAGAAATGATCAAGTCAGCTGCAGCTAATGCTTCTTTCACACTGTATGTACTCTTATCCTGGGAACTTTGAGCAGAATTAGAAGTATTATCTGCATTGAACcattctcaatttttattaaaaagaaaaagaaaaaaaaagttagatgaTCAGTCATCACTGACAGTTGAACAGAAGAGCTCGGGCATTAACTCTGGGCCTATTTAGCTTAAACACAGTAAACAAGCTGAGGATTACCTTGAATACAATCAAAGGTATCCGGTGCACATAGATCAACACCCTGAACACCTGGAGAGTCttttgaaataaatgcatttcCATTTTGGTTTTCTGTtgcaatttgaaaattgaacTCCACCTCATAATCTAGCAACCTACCAAGCTGTAAGAAGTTAAGAATGTTTCCCATGCTGCACTAGCTGACCATAGAACCACAAATTTACATAAATGTACCACAAATGGCAAAAGCAGTGACAACTTAGACCTCGAGGGAGCTGAGTAGATATAATTAGCACATAAATATTAtggaagttttaaaaaattaaaaatttaaaaaaaagcagTTTTACAGGAGATCAAAGTATCCAAGAAATTATCAGCTTCTAGGGGCAAATCACTAAGATTAAAATTACGATTGGAAAGGAAGGTAAAATGTGTTGAAAACTGTAGTGGAGAGAGAAGTTTGAGGTTCACTTCCTacatgttttgacttttgagtagTTATGTACCATGGAGGAATATTTGGAGAGTGCAGGTTTCTAGTTTGGTTGCATTCTTTACATGGACAGCTGCTTGGGGTAAATAACTAACTGTAACAATTTATTAGTCATTGGATTGTCATAGTAGATTGGCATTTAAATCTGTAAGAGTTATTGGGAAACAGTCATATTCTCTAGCACTTTCCAGTAGTCAGCAAGTTGTGGTTTCATGTCATCTTTATTTTGAGTACAGTGGTTTGTGTCTAAAATAGTTTTGCAGGTGTTCActggttggacagagaagtttGGCTGACATAATAGTGTTGGCATTTAGATGGCCGCTGTTCCTCTGTGCCTTGCATGGACCATTTGGGAGTGCAATAGTCAGATTTTTCAGGGGGTGTAGCATATGGTTTTGTCACACAAATATTCCTTTCTGGGAGGGCTGTATGACAGGATGCCTGCTGTTCCACCAGTTTCACAtctttattgatttttcttgattttaagaATTTCATATTGTAATTCTTAATGGGACCTTCTCGTACACTTCCTGTGAACTAGATTGtctcatttcaaaaaaaaaaagagatgagcTTACAGGTTTCTCCTCTGCAGGCAAGTTGTTGGTAATTCCAGCAGATTTACAATTCTCAGAATCATCAAGCTCCCTCTCTTCTTGAGTGGGGACAGCTTCCTCTCTGAGATGATCAGAGAAGCCAATAGAATCCAATGGCATCTCATCTTTGACTGATAAGTGACTCTTTTCTCCTCTGCTTCCAGATATTAAGTGCACTGATGCTGGTAAAGCCCCTGGATGTTTACAAACGTCATACTCTTCTTCTGAAGCAGAGGCAGGCATGAAACACCCACGATTATAATTCCTCTGATTCTCTTGTACTAATCTTGAAGTATCAGTATCATAAACTAGATCCCGAGATCGGGATCTTTTAAGTCTAGCCCCATTAACTGCCTTTGTACTTATGATTTCATGTTTCCTACTTCTCTTTCCAGTATTCTGTGGTTTTGCCAAAAATGGTAGCAAATCAGGAACTGTACACGCATCTGGGTGTCGAATGTCATGATCAGTTCTAGAAGCCCCATTGCAGAAGTTGGAGGAAAGCAAACTTTGCTCCGCTGTTCCATTGACATTTGCCACCAGTTCCCGAAGTAGTCTTTGGACTAACTgatttttaaacccaaaaaactgCACATAACAGACATACGCAATGATTTTACTCTAGCACAACAAGCTGAACTACCAatcttaatttgttttaattttgcttGTAGGAAAGAACGATGAATTTTCTGCTTGCCAATTCActtaaagtaaaatattatgCTGCATAAAGATTaattcaaaaaaggaaaaagaataaaaaaattcatagattCAACCATAGTCAAGAAAACAATGTTCTGATTGAACTAAGAGACTGTAAATGACTGAAACAGAAGATATACCATATTTTATTAAGAACACGAGCTAATTTTtcctccaaattaaaaaaaaaatatggggaAAAGTTAACGAATGCCTTAAGGGCATtggtttatgaaatatttttaaaaacttttatgagaaatgaaaaaaacaactaatttttttgacaattttttatattttccatgaaagtggtgtcaaaactttcctagaatgatttattaacaattgcagGGCACCCATTaacataacccaaaaaatatatGCATAATAATGACACAAAAGTAATGACATCATAATCATGTTTTTCTGCATTGAAACAAAGTTAAGTGGTTGAAAGTCACCAATATCTACCTCCACCCCATCTATTTTGCTTGAAAATCTCTTTCCATTCAATATCTTTGCGCGAGGGCAACCATTCTTTTGAAATTTCCCCCATGCTATATCTGGAGTTTGCCCAGAACATGAATGTCCATCAGAAGAAATCTGTGTAATCAGTATGGAACTTGCATATTTCATTAATAGGCTTAAAATACATTGCAGCCCAAAAATAGTTCGCACCACAAAATAAGAGCAACAGGACCTGGATACGTACCACAAACGAAGGCCCCTTGGGACCTTcatgaatttcaattttatatgtGCTCCCATTATATGCTCGAACAACTTGATACCCTACAGGATAAGGATATCGATCTTTTCCCTATAATACAATAAGATCCAGTCAATTTCAAGTGTGAATAGAATGTAACccacaaaaagaaaagtgaCACAGCATGAGTTCTAGGCAGCGGAACATATAGCAGTGAACAACAACCATGTAGTTATTCCTTATTCTCAATGCACCATATGCAGTAGACCTTCATTAGCATCTAAAAATGTTTGTTCATAAGAGAATTGCAACTAAGTTAATAATGATGTGAATAATCAAATGTAGCACTTCAAAAATCTAAAGCCTTTTTATTTGGGATAATATTCAAACATTTAGTTAGTCTGCTTTTGACTCTGCTGAATCTGACCAAAACCCTTAGCAACTCCACCTCCTCTTTTGCTTTAAACAATCTCTTCCAGTGGCCAATTCCTAACAtttaaagcttttttctgtGGCGCACTTGTTTCTCCCCAAATCTCttgattttactttaaaatgCATATACTTGAACCCATCCTATTCAGGCATGCTAGAAAAATTAGCTCATCCTctccatttgaaaaaaaaaaaacccatttcgTCATCcgaattaaatattacaaatttaaatatagCACAATGTACACTGTTAGATAACATGAAATGGACCTATTCTGCAGgcaaaaagctttaaaaaaaacccaacattcAATAATTACAGCTTTGGTATATCATCTTCAATTCTTCCACACTCCATGACAAGTAAGCTAAACATGCacacttttccttttttttccttttcctttaaaGAGAAGTATTACCATTTGAGCCATAGCTCATTGGTACTAATAATTACCATCTCAGTTTGAATGCTTTAATTCTCTACTAAACCCTAAAATCctaaataacttttaaaaatgtccaaaaaaaaatccatttcaGTTTGAATGCTTTAATTCTCTGCACCTTAATTTATTTGTACAGATGAAAattcacaaacaaaaacaaaaaaaaaccattggaACAGAGAAAATTAGCTTAGAATCGAATCGAAAATTgatgaaaatcaaacaaaatttgagagagagagagagagagagagagagagaaatcgaACCCTAGAGCTGCTCCAGTACTTCTTGTCCCAAGTCCCGGTGTACAGAGATCCAATGGAATTGATTTCCAAACCGTCCGATTCTTCGTCTTCGTTAGGTTTCgccattttgaattttgagagTTTCTGAGATTttcgaagaagaaaaaaaaccaaaagggAGGAAATGAGCAAAGTTTGGTTTATAAATGGCTGAGCGCGGTTTAGAAATTTTAGATTGGCGGGAAGGAAATACTTATATTTTTGAGTGGTGCTAGAATTACTGGGATGAGGTGGAGTTATTGTGTGACAGGAGAATCTGATTGGTTAGGATGGGACAGGTGGTGCAAGGAGAGGTGgataaaaagagataaaaaaaaatgaaagacgcCGTTGCCGGGGATCGAACCCGGGTCACCCGCGTGACAGGCGGGAATACTTACCACTATACTACAACGACTCTGCCGATGGATGGATTAGCTTATACAATTATTTAAACCTTTGCATTAtatttaggttgtgtttggatggcaacatttggatttgaaatcttgattttgaaaattctttgTTTGGATCTTTTTAAGCAATGaaggatttgaaattttattgttcGGATAcctaaatttgaatttggatttaagatcaataaatatttgtttttaattattatttttcttaacatTCTTcactttaaatttaaatacatgagTTAATATTGATAATCTAATTAACTGAGACAGCAAACAAATGAGAGCAGAAAAGACAAAAGAACATGCATGCTAAACAAGAATCAAAAATTGAGTTGATGTGAAAACTTAAACACCACAAGAGAAAGCTTACATGAGTTCTGGCTCTAATTTGAGATACAAGTGAATGAATAACTCATGAAAACACTGACTAGTATAAGGTCATCTTCAATCAAATTTAATGACCATTGAAAATAACTACTGCCAATATCTATGATATATATGAGATAGGctaaagagttacacattttatGAACCATTAATTACTATTAGATCTAAGGGTCCAAAAACACTTATAGTAATGTCATTATTACTCtttaaaatttagtaatttagacgttaattcttattattaaaggaaaaaaatcacaGCATTAACCGATAGAGAAAGGCTACGACTCACCGAACTTTGACGACTCATTGCTTTGGTCTTTCCCGTTGCCGATATTGCTATCCTTGGCCGCGATTTGTGGTTTTTTAATAGCAACTAATATATGTAGTGTACACACAAAAAACATACCTACGTAAGCCTAATAAATGGAAATTGTAATTATAATGTTTTGATCTATGTATAACCAATTGAAAAACACTAAAGCGACTGAACAGTAAACACAATCAAATTAAAGGGATGAATGGATCAAATCTAAGtgaaaacaaac comes from Castanea sativa cultivar Marrone di Chiusa Pesio chromosome 3, ASM4071231v1 and encodes:
- the LOC142627581 gene encoding uncharacterized protein LOC142627581, giving the protein MAKPNEDEESDGLEINSIGSLYTGTWDKKYWSSSRGKDRYPYPVGYQVVRAYNGSTYKIEIHEGPKGPSFVISSDGHSCSGQTPDIAWGKFQKNGCPRAKILNGKRFSSKIDGVEFFGFKNQLVQRLLRELVANVNGTAEQSLLSSNFCNGASRTDHDIRHPDACTVPDLLPFLAKPQNTGKRSRKHEIISTKAVNGARLKRSRSRDLVYDTDTSRLVQENQRNYNRGCFMPASASEEEYDVCKHPGALPASVHLISGSRGEKSHLSVKDEMPLDSIGFSDHLREEAVPTQEERELDDSENCKSAGITNNLPAEEKPLGRLLDYEVEFNFQIATENQNGNAFISKDSPGVQGVDLCAPDTFDCIQDNTSNSAQSSQDKSTYSVKEALAAADLIISEGLVDESHLQEEIGTSNSNANSEKSDCDSVGQEMVKSMMTFLLPQAVPLLKNSSRKKKAPVKSQGEKTEGAYFEDIPPDVTLTNNVYLEKDEMMHIQSTALGSGPSFEHTKSVVPDSYEDEQCGDLVTKQVILSSDIVEADQVTLDKDTCPSNTWGQLIVQNKPSGSHVETNVSKDILCYNEVHMTLNEKPQKGDGCVSESVLACTSHGNKILPENINSCATLDENLLGVEILSKENHLNTVPDCTEANNTSDINQRAVINSKISSKEISVKRGVAEPGITFFTQTPNKVYTRKKVQKISPLSSKNIVPLSESIICRNHGEHLDPESTGTLLASEIHQLNSSDDKSSKRDFFGAQVRLGGQLRGSLTQNMTINTNIAKNNTAAAMSQNQALPFASDDKDTSDVFQPSGSNVEKSQVHFDDKPVGNQDPLDSNSPTLFLNQNTNFCENNTFKGVPTSLDIKLHRNLELNSELNGTVELVGCYVHPMPVSSVLLSTKDNEIYICVLCGLLVDRDKTLFIYKLSKEEPRVGCPSFVGHTSITLPSLKDYFGREVELERSGLQFTPDGQLLVLFDSIKTPYCREGKIQCLCSTCKSDCFKDNAVKIVRVKSGYVSVVVKLTTVDNLQSILVCEPNYLVTVGESGRLHLCVMNSTWSARTEEFIFPAHDTVSPGIMELKRIPKCASLVVGHNGFGEFSIWDISKRIFLSSFSTPSSTIYQFFPISLFSWKRKGPVFSNSSVEENAKGIMAATKMRFSDNSENSSFLPLNGEDIAVWLLVSTISNSDAQIIPSECQNDSVGWWRLALLVKDMVVLGSALDPRAVAIGASAGHGIIGTCDGLVYMWELSTGTKLGMLHHFKGGSVSCVATDDSRAGALAVAGDGGQLLVYLHTQKNSSS